From the genome of Malus domestica chromosome 04, GDT2T_hap1, one region includes:
- the LOC103444694 gene encoding uncharacterized protein isoform X1, which translates to MLKELQLVRMSASLIKITYDERHRGAVSSQQHNSVVNCCGFIIRNFCPMRWGSWAKIPEETRTLVRDNLEVVFEMEDISPEVSAYLEETLASRYKDWKSALHKHFQLWESPEIARLQGCPLEYKEWREDWEWLCTHFTDPKFVKKSIAGKKARDSKILLHHSGSKPFSYRVEARREEGSKFPQIDMFKHVYVHPNNENSDQLYGDMVEKSTVILQEATSQLPPETPIEDVIVPKDADVQIVTEVLDQKFGRRHGKVVRCTGKAGVRETGASSSRLSTGEVNSLKEEVTTLRGQVAAQGDNIRAQDERMNMIVQALAMSGLQITTMLAPNVAPPSTSQPFRPNDTE; encoded by the exons ATGTTGAAGGAGCTACAGCTTGTACGTATGTCTGCCTCCTTGATCAAGATTACGTATGATGAGCGACATCGTGGAGCGGTTTCCTCACAGCAGCATAATAGCGTCGTTAATTGCTGTGGTTTTATTATTAGGAATTTTTGTCCTATGCGGTGGGGGAGTTGGGCAAAAATTCCGGAGGAGACGAGGACCCTGGTGCGAGACAACTTGGAG GTCGTTTTTGAAATGGAGGACATATCCCCTGAGGTCAGTGCCTACTTAGAGGAGACCTTAGCAAGCCGGTACAAAGATTGGAAGAGCGCTCTTCACAAGCATTTTCAGCTATGGGAATCTCCGGAGATTGCTCGCCTACAGGGTTGCCCACTCGAGTATAAGGAGTGGCGAGAGGATTGGGAGTGGCTCTGCACACATTTTACGGATCCAAAATTTGTG AAGAAATCTATTGCTGGCAAAAAAGCTCGGGACTCAAAGATACTTCTCCACCATTCCGGTTCGAAGCCCTTTTCGTATAGGGTTGAGGCACGACGTGAG gagGGTTCTAAGTTCCCACAGATTGACATGTTCAAGCATGTTTACGTTCATCCCAACAATGAGAACAGTGACCAGCTTTAT GGTGATATGGTGGAAAAGAGCACTGTTATTCTCCAAGAAGCAACATCGCAGCTTCCCCCAGAGACCCCGATCGAGGACGTCATTGTACCCAAGGATGCAGATGTTCAGATTGTGACTGAGGTCCTGGATCAGAAGTTCGGTCGTCGTCATGGTAAGGTTGTTCGGTGTACGGGGAAGGCGGGGGTTCGTGAAACGGGTGCCTCTTCTTCCAGATTGTCCACAGGAGAGGTCAATTCCTTGAAGGAGGAAGTGACAACCCTAAGAGGTCAGGTTGCGGCCCAGGGCGACAATATTAGGGCACAGGACGAGAGGATGAATATGATTGTTCAGGCCTTAGCGATGTCCGGCCTCCAAATCACGACGATGCTAGCACCTAATGTTGCTCCACCTTCGACTTCCCAGCCATTTCGCCCAAACGATACCGAGTAG
- the LOC103444694 gene encoding uncharacterized protein isoform X2, with product MLKELQLVRMSASLIKITYDERHRGAVSSQQHNSVVNCCGFIIRNFCPMRWGSWAKIPEETRTLVRDNLEVVFEMEDISPEVSAYLEETLASRYKDWKSALHKHFQLWESPEIARLQGCPLEYKEWREDWEWLCTHFTDPKFVKSIAGKKARDSKILLHHSGSKPFSYRVEARREEGSKFPQIDMFKHVYVHPNNENSDQLYGDMVEKSTVILQEATSQLPPETPIEDVIVPKDADVQIVTEVLDQKFGRRHGKVVRCTGKAGVRETGASSSRLSTGEVNSLKEEVTTLRGQVAAQGDNIRAQDERMNMIVQALAMSGLQITTMLAPNVAPPSTSQPFRPNDTE from the exons ATGTTGAAGGAGCTACAGCTTGTACGTATGTCTGCCTCCTTGATCAAGATTACGTATGATGAGCGACATCGTGGAGCGGTTTCCTCACAGCAGCATAATAGCGTCGTTAATTGCTGTGGTTTTATTATTAGGAATTTTTGTCCTATGCGGTGGGGGAGTTGGGCAAAAATTCCGGAGGAGACGAGGACCCTGGTGCGAGACAACTTGGAG GTCGTTTTTGAAATGGAGGACATATCCCCTGAGGTCAGTGCCTACTTAGAGGAGACCTTAGCAAGCCGGTACAAAGATTGGAAGAGCGCTCTTCACAAGCATTTTCAGCTATGGGAATCTCCGGAGATTGCTCGCCTACAGGGTTGCCCACTCGAGTATAAGGAGTGGCGAGAGGATTGGGAGTGGCTCTGCACACATTTTACGGATCCAAAATTTGTG AAATCTATTGCTGGCAAAAAAGCTCGGGACTCAAAGATACTTCTCCACCATTCCGGTTCGAAGCCCTTTTCGTATAGGGTTGAGGCACGACGTGAG gagGGTTCTAAGTTCCCACAGATTGACATGTTCAAGCATGTTTACGTTCATCCCAACAATGAGAACAGTGACCAGCTTTAT GGTGATATGGTGGAAAAGAGCACTGTTATTCTCCAAGAAGCAACATCGCAGCTTCCCCCAGAGACCCCGATCGAGGACGTCATTGTACCCAAGGATGCAGATGTTCAGATTGTGACTGAGGTCCTGGATCAGAAGTTCGGTCGTCGTCATGGTAAGGTTGTTCGGTGTACGGGGAAGGCGGGGGTTCGTGAAACGGGTGCCTCTTCTTCCAGATTGTCCACAGGAGAGGTCAATTCCTTGAAGGAGGAAGTGACAACCCTAAGAGGTCAGGTTGCGGCCCAGGGCGACAATATTAGGGCACAGGACGAGAGGATGAATATGATTGTTCAGGCCTTAGCGATGTCCGGCCTCCAAATCACGACGATGCTAGCACCTAATGTTGCTCCACCTTCGACTTCCCAGCCATTTCGCCCAAACGATACCGAGTAG